One window from the genome of Terriglobia bacterium encodes:
- a CDS encoding aldo/keto reductase, whose product MQKRKLGKSNLEVSAIGLGCMGMSFSYGPAKDKQEMTTLLHAAVDRGITFFDTAEVYGPYLNEELVGEALAPFRGKVVIATKFGFDLSGSDNRPGAAGLNSRPEHIKQAVEGSLKRLRVETIDLLYQHRVDPNVPIEDVAGAVKNLIQQGKVQHFGLSEAGAKTIRRAHAVQPLTALQSEYSLWWRKPEQEVIPTLAELGIGLVPYSPLGKGFLTGAIKESATFDTSDFRSTLPRFTPEALKANQALIDLLGSIGKRKKATPAQIALAWLLAQKPWIVPIPGTTKLNRLEENIGAAAVELTPDDLRDLDSAASKIKVEGARYPEKLERMTGL is encoded by the coding sequence ATGCAAAAGCGCAAACTTGGAAAAAGCAACCTAGAGGTTTCGGCAATCGGTCTTGGCTGTATGGGAATGAGCTTTTCCTATGGCCCGGCCAAAGACAAGCAGGAGATGACCACTCTTCTTCATGCCGCCGTGGATCGCGGCATCACATTCTTTGACACCGCCGAAGTTTACGGCCCGTACTTGAACGAAGAGCTGGTGGGCGAAGCTCTCGCTCCGTTCCGAGGGAAAGTGGTGATCGCCACCAAGTTCGGGTTCGATCTGAGCGGCAGCGATAATCGACCGGGAGCGGCAGGTCTGAATAGTCGGCCGGAGCACATCAAGCAGGCCGTCGAAGGGTCGCTCAAGCGGCTCAGGGTCGAGACCATTGACCTGCTCTATCAGCACCGAGTTGACCCGAATGTGCCGATTGAAGACGTTGCGGGAGCGGTGAAGAATCTGATTCAGCAAGGTAAGGTGCAGCACTTCGGACTTTCCGAGGCAGGCGCGAAGACGATTCGTCGCGCTCACGCCGTCCAGCCGCTCACGGCTCTCCAGAGCGAATATTCGCTTTGGTGGAGGAAGCCGGAGCAAGAAGTGATACCGACACTTGCGGAGCTCGGGATTGGCCTCGTCCCGTATAGTCCTCTCGGCAAGGGATTCCTGACTGGAGCAATCAAAGAGAGCGCGACATTCGATACCTCCGACTTCCGCAGCACTCTTCCTCGGTTTACGCCGGAGGCTCTCAAGGCAAACCAGGCACTGATTGATCTGCTCGGCAGCATTGGGAAGCGGAAGAAGGCGACTCCTGCGCAGATCGCACTAGCTTGGCTACTCGCTCAAAAGCCGTGGATTGTTCCGATCCCGGGCACGACGAAACTAAACCGCCTCGAAGAGAACATCGGAGCAGCGGCAGTCGAACTGACGCCCGACGACCTCCGCGACCTCGATAGCGCCGCCTCAAAGATTAAGGTGGAAGGGGCGCGGTACCCGGAAAAACTCGAGCGAATGACCGGTCTGTGA
- a CDS encoding carboxymuconolactone decarboxylase family protein, translating to MSKEPTAAQKMIGDFAPKLVDLTDRVLFGDVWERPELSKRDRGLATVAALIAMNRPDQLRFHLGHAVQNGVEKEELIEVITHLAFYSGWPNAMSAIMVAKEVFSKA from the coding sequence ATGAGTAAAGAACCGACAGCCGCGCAGAAGATGATTGGTGACTTCGCGCCCAAGCTGGTTGATCTGACAGATCGCGTGCTTTTCGGAGACGTATGGGAACGCCCGGAGCTCTCTAAGCGCGACCGTGGTCTCGCAACCGTGGCGGCGCTGATTGCGATGAATCGTCCGGATCAGTTGCGGTTTCACCTGGGTCATGCCGTGCAGAATGGAGTCGAGAAGGAAGAATTGATTGAGGTCATTACGCATCTGGCATTTTATTCAGGCTGGCCCAATGCAATGAGCGCCATCATGGTCGCAAAAGAGGTGTTCTCGAAGGCCTGA
- a CDS encoding nitroreductase/quinone reductase family protein, translating into MAKRNDALTDRLSRDREITITVTGRKSGRTISLPIWFVWDDGKLYLLPVKGSDTQWYKNVLKNPSIRIDAGGTQSELKVFAVTDATQVKSVIEKLRDKYGANNVKKYYSKLDVAVVARVR; encoded by the coding sequence ATGGCAAAGCGGAACGATGCTTTAACAGATCGCCTTTCTCGAGATCGCGAAATCACGATTACCGTGACCGGCAGAAAGTCAGGACGCACCATCTCACTGCCAATCTGGTTCGTGTGGGATGACGGCAAGCTGTACCTCTTGCCGGTGAAGGGGTCGGATACACAATGGTACAAGAACGTTCTGAAGAACCCCTCAATTCGGATTGATGCTGGGGGTACACAGAGTGAACTTAAGGTTTTTGCTGTCACTGACGCCACGCAGGTGAAGTCCGTGATCGAGAAACTCCGCGACAAGTACGGGGCAAACAACGTGAAGAAGTACTATTCAAAGCTCGACGTTGCTGTTGTCGCTCGAGTGCGGTGA